The following proteins come from a genomic window of Corallococcus sp. NCRR:
- the xdhB gene encoding xanthine dehydrogenase molybdopterin binding subunit yields the protein MSTPFEFRLNGQTVQVDDASPNTTLLDYLRARGLTGTKQGCAEGDCGACTVAMVDRDVSGQKTLRAFNSCIALLPMVAGRELVTVEGVGSRAAPHPVQQAMVKHYGSQCGFCTPGFVVSMVEAYCRKDAGSPEAIADQLCGNICRCTGYRPIRDAMVDALATRDAKGAGPGLPGVSLEGPPSPTPPLRYEARDGLFLRPTTWEDLLALRALHPEAMLVAGATELGVDITKKSRRYPFLISTEGVEALRAVRREEDGWYVGGAASLVDVEDALGHEVPELAKMLNVFASRQIRHRATLAGNLVTASPIGDTAPVLLALDARLVLASVRGERTVALSDFFLAYRKTALQPDEVVRFVVIPHAPAKDSGLTRHSDSFKVSKRRELDISIVAAGFCIETDALGLVRTARLGYGGVAATPARAKQTEGLLLGHPWNAEAVARVRATLEREFSPLTDLRGSAEYRRGLVVSLLEKFASGARSPVLDGRPTFAPGAPVATADAGRELRHESALGHVTGSAQYVDDLAQRRPMLTVWPVLSPHAHARILRRDASAAMKVPGVVKVLLAEDIPGMNDTGPIRHDEPLLAKDEVLFHAQVVALVVGETPEACREGARQVVVDYEPLPAVLTLAEALKQESFHTDPHVIRRGDVDSALASSPNRLAGELTMGGQEHFYLETHAAYAEVGEDGDVTVTSSTQHPSEVQAILSHVLHLPRSRVVVKAPRMGGGFGGKETQGNAPAALVALAAVHTGRPVKWMLDRDVDMVVTGKRHPFHAAWEVGFDATGRLLALKADLTSNGGWSLDLSESITDRALFHLDNGYYVPSVRYTGRVAKTHLVSNTAFRGFGGPQGMLVMEDILARIASTLGLAPEAVRQRNLYDGVGETNTTHYGQELEDNRLPKLWNDLMESSDFMKRRAQVEAFNASSPRIKRGLAITPMKFGISFTATFLNQAGALVHVYRDGSVLLSHGGTEMGQGLHTKIQGVAMRELGLPAEMVRVAQTATDKVPNTSATAASSGSDLNGAAVREACIQIRERLAPVAARMLVQLHGQAVSPDALVFEDGRIAAASRPDQGLSFAAVVEEAYRDRVGLSVTGYYRTPGIGYDRALGRGKPFLYFAYGAAVSEVEVDGDTGMKRVLRSDLLEDVGDSLNPGVDRGQVEGGFVQGMGWLTGEELKWDANGRLLTHSASTYAVPAFSDAPIDLRVELMARAGQQGTIHGSKAVGEPPLMLALSVREALRDAVAAFGAPGGDVGLPSPATHEALFLAIQQRKAQGAGLPVPDEAREVA from the coding sequence ATGAGCACCCCCTTCGAGTTCCGGCTCAACGGACAGACGGTCCAGGTTGACGACGCGTCGCCCAACACCACCCTGCTGGATTACCTGCGCGCGCGCGGCCTGACGGGCACGAAGCAGGGCTGCGCCGAGGGCGACTGCGGCGCCTGCACCGTGGCCATGGTGGACCGGGACGTCAGCGGCCAGAAGACGCTGCGCGCGTTCAACAGCTGCATCGCGCTGCTGCCCATGGTGGCCGGGCGCGAGCTCGTCACCGTGGAGGGCGTGGGCAGCCGCGCCGCGCCCCACCCCGTGCAGCAGGCGATGGTGAAGCACTACGGCTCGCAGTGCGGCTTCTGCACGCCGGGCTTCGTCGTCTCCATGGTGGAGGCGTACTGTCGCAAGGACGCGGGCTCGCCGGAGGCCATCGCGGATCAGCTCTGCGGCAACATCTGCCGCTGCACCGGCTACCGCCCCATCCGTGACGCGATGGTGGACGCGCTCGCCACGCGCGACGCGAAGGGCGCGGGCCCGGGGCTCCCCGGCGTCTCGCTGGAGGGGCCGCCCTCCCCCACCCCGCCCCTGCGCTACGAGGCCCGCGATGGCCTGTTCCTGCGCCCCACCACGTGGGAGGACCTGCTCGCGCTGCGCGCCCTGCACCCGGAGGCGATGCTCGTGGCCGGCGCCACCGAGCTGGGCGTGGACATCACCAAGAAGTCCCGCCGCTACCCGTTCCTCATCTCCACGGAGGGCGTGGAGGCCCTGCGCGCCGTCCGCCGCGAGGAGGACGGCTGGTACGTGGGCGGCGCCGCGTCGCTGGTGGACGTGGAGGACGCGCTGGGCCACGAGGTGCCGGAGCTGGCGAAGATGCTCAACGTCTTCGCCTCGCGGCAGATCCGCCACCGCGCCACGCTCGCGGGCAACCTGGTGACGGCCTCGCCCATCGGGGACACGGCGCCGGTGCTGCTCGCGCTGGACGCCCGGCTGGTGCTGGCCTCCGTGCGCGGCGAGCGGACGGTGGCGCTGTCGGACTTCTTCCTCGCCTACCGCAAGACGGCGCTCCAGCCGGACGAGGTGGTCCGCTTCGTCGTCATCCCCCACGCCCCGGCGAAGGACAGCGGGCTCACGCGCCATTCGGACAGCTTCAAGGTGTCCAAGCGCCGCGAGCTGGACATCAGCATCGTCGCGGCGGGCTTCTGCATCGAGACGGACGCGCTGGGGCTCGTGCGCACCGCGCGGCTGGGCTACGGCGGCGTCGCGGCCACGCCCGCGCGGGCGAAGCAGACGGAAGGACTGCTGCTGGGGCACCCGTGGAACGCGGAGGCCGTGGCCCGCGTGCGCGCCACGCTGGAGCGTGAATTCAGTCCGCTCACGGACCTGCGCGGCAGCGCGGAGTACCGGCGAGGGCTGGTGGTGTCGCTGCTGGAGAAGTTCGCGTCCGGCGCGCGCAGCCCCGTGCTGGACGGACGCCCCACCTTCGCCCCGGGCGCTCCTGTCGCCACCGCGGACGCGGGCCGCGAGCTGCGCCATGAGAGCGCGCTGGGCCACGTGACGGGCAGCGCGCAGTACGTGGACGACCTCGCGCAGCGCCGGCCCATGCTGACGGTGTGGCCGGTGCTGTCGCCGCATGCGCACGCGCGCATCCTCCGCCGCGACGCCAGCGCCGCGATGAAGGTGCCCGGCGTGGTGAAGGTGCTGCTCGCGGAGGACATCCCGGGCATGAACGACACGGGCCCCATCCGCCACGACGAGCCGCTGCTCGCCAAGGACGAGGTGCTCTTCCACGCGCAGGTGGTGGCGCTCGTCGTCGGCGAGACGCCCGAGGCCTGCCGCGAGGGCGCCCGCCAGGTGGTGGTGGACTACGAGCCCCTGCCCGCGGTGCTCACGCTGGCCGAGGCCCTGAAGCAGGAGAGCTTCCACACCGACCCGCATGTCATCCGCCGGGGCGACGTGGACAGCGCGCTCGCCTCCAGCCCGAACCGGCTGGCCGGTGAGCTGACGATGGGCGGCCAGGAGCACTTCTACCTGGAGACGCACGCGGCCTACGCGGAGGTGGGCGAGGACGGCGACGTCACGGTGACGTCCTCCACGCAGCACCCGTCGGAGGTGCAGGCCATCCTCTCGCACGTGCTGCACCTGCCGCGCAGCCGCGTGGTGGTGAAGGCGCCGCGCATGGGCGGCGGCTTCGGCGGCAAGGAGACGCAAGGCAACGCGCCCGCTGCGCTGGTGGCGCTGGCGGCGGTGCACACGGGCCGGCCGGTGAAGTGGATGCTGGACCGCGACGTGGACATGGTCGTCACCGGCAAGCGCCACCCGTTCCACGCGGCCTGGGAGGTGGGCTTCGACGCCACGGGCCGGCTGCTCGCGCTCAAGGCGGACCTCACGTCCAACGGCGGCTGGTCCCTGGACCTGTCCGAGTCCATCACCGACCGCGCCCTCTTCCACCTGGACAACGGCTACTACGTGCCGTCGGTGCGCTACACCGGCCGCGTGGCGAAGACGCACCTGGTCTCCAACACGGCGTTCCGCGGCTTCGGCGGGCCGCAGGGCATGCTGGTGATGGAGGACATCCTGGCGCGCATCGCGAGCACCCTGGGCCTGGCCCCCGAGGCCGTGCGCCAGCGCAACCTCTACGACGGCGTGGGCGAGACCAACACCACGCACTACGGCCAGGAACTGGAGGACAACCGGCTGCCGAAGCTGTGGAACGACCTGATGGAGTCGTCCGACTTCATGAAGCGCCGCGCGCAGGTGGAGGCCTTCAACGCGTCCAGCCCGCGCATCAAGCGAGGCCTCGCCATCACGCCGATGAAGTTCGGCATCTCCTTCACCGCCACCTTCCTCAACCAGGCGGGCGCGCTGGTGCACGTGTACCGCGACGGCTCCGTGCTGCTGTCACACGGCGGCACGGAGATGGGCCAGGGGCTGCACACCAAGATTCAAGGCGTGGCCATGCGTGAGCTGGGCCTGCCGGCGGAAATGGTGCGCGTGGCGCAGACGGCGACGGACAAGGTGCCCAACACGTCCGCGACGGCGGCCTCCAGCGGCTCGGACCTCAACGGCGCGGCGGTGCGCGAGGCCTGCATCCAGATACGCGAGCGGCTGGCCCCGGTGGCCGCGCGCATGCTGGTGCAGTTGCACGGGCAGGCGGTGTCGCCGGACGCGCTGGTGTTCGAGGACGGCCGCATCGCCGCGGCGTCGCGGCCGGACCAGGGGCTGTCCTTCGCGGCCGTGGTGGAGGAGGCCTACCGCGACCGCGTGGGCCTGTCCGTCACGGGCTACTACCGCACGCCGGGCATCGGCTACGACCGGGCCCTGGGCCGGGGCAAGCCGTTCCTCTACTTCGCCTACGGCGCGGCGGTGAGCGAGGTGGAGGTGGACGGCGACACGGGCATGAAGCGCGTGCTGCGCTCGGACCTGCTGGAGGACGTGGGGGACTCACTCAACCCCGGCGTGGACCGGGGCCAGGTGGAGGGCGGCTTCGTGCAGGGCATGGGGTGGCTCACCGGCGAGGAGCTGAAGTGGGACGCGAACGGGCGGCTGCTCACGCACTCCGCCAGCACCTACGCGGTGCCCGCGTTCAGCGACGCGCCCATCGACCTGCGCGTGGAGCTCATGGCGCGGGCCGGGCAGCAGGGCACCATCCACGGCAGCAAGGCCGTGGGCGAGCCCCCGCTGATGCTGGCCCTGTCCGTACGGGAGGCGCTGCGCGACGCGGTGGCCGCCTTCGGAGCGCCGGGCGGCGACGTGGGCCTGCCCTCGCCCGCCACGCACGAGGCGCTCTTCCTGGCCATCCAGCAGCGCAAGGCGCAAGGCGCGGGGCTCCCGGTCCCGGACGAGGCGCGCGAGGTGGCATGA
- a CDS encoding MbnP family copper-binding protein, producing the protein MRSLLRSRLLLPLALVGALGCGDDEPQTPEVLTVNLPVVARVGTEAFACGKTYTNVGTTGTTYEPMDFRVFVHDVRLVTRAGQEVPVTLTEDGTWQHSGVVLLDFANKDGLCTQGTAAMNASIQGTAPQGDYTGLRFTLGIPEDLNHGDPTTLGKPMDDTGLHWNWQSGFIFTRIEGRTQGLPEHVMHLGSTACAPPPEGQTQGTAGCANNNRPEFHLDGFDVTKNKVVMDLATLFAGSNLDVNAPGTSAGCMSSPMDADCGPLFQPLGLGFGGQAANPSAQTFIRAE; encoded by the coding sequence ATGCGCTCCCTGCTCCGCTCCCGCCTCCTCCTTCCATTGGCCCTCGTGGGCGCGCTCGGCTGTGGGGACGACGAACCCCAGACGCCCGAGGTGCTGACGGTGAACCTGCCCGTCGTCGCCCGCGTGGGCACGGAGGCCTTCGCGTGCGGCAAGACGTACACGAACGTCGGGACGACGGGGACGACGTACGAGCCCATGGACTTCCGCGTGTTCGTGCACGACGTGCGGCTGGTGACGCGGGCCGGACAGGAGGTGCCCGTGACGCTGACGGAGGACGGCACGTGGCAGCACTCGGGCGTGGTGCTGCTGGACTTCGCGAACAAGGACGGGCTGTGCACGCAGGGCACGGCGGCGATGAACGCGTCCATCCAGGGCACGGCGCCCCAGGGTGACTACACGGGCCTGCGCTTCACGCTGGGCATCCCGGAGGACCTGAACCACGGCGACCCCACGACGCTCGGCAAGCCCATGGATGACACGGGCCTGCACTGGAACTGGCAGAGCGGCTTCATCTTCACGCGCATCGAGGGCCGCACGCAGGGCCTTCCCGAGCACGTCATGCACCTGGGCAGCACGGCCTGCGCGCCGCCGCCCGAAGGCCAGACGCAGGGCACCGCCGGCTGCGCGAACAACAACCGTCCGGAGTTCCACCTGGACGGCTTCGACGTGACGAAGAACAAGGTGGTGATGGACCTGGCCACGCTCTTCGCGGGCTCCAACCTGGACGTGAACGCGCCCGGCACGTCCGCGGGCTGCATGTCGTCCCCCATGGACGCGGACTGCGGTCCTCTCTTCCAGCCCCTGGGGCTGGGCTTCGGCGGCCAGGCGGCGAACCCGTCCGCGCAGACCTTCATCCGGGCCGAGTAG
- a CDS encoding methanobactin export MATE transporter MbnM — MARRQGQAWKALATVALLATGCADPSGPTEEPAPYDWKLPAGFPKPRVPEDNPMSEAKVQLGRRLFYDKRLSMNGTQSCGSCHEQARAFTDGRVHAVGSTGQAHRRNGQGLANVAYATSLTWANSALTTLEAQALVPLFGRDPVELGFADQQEVLLERLRADPDLTARFAEAFPNESTPVSLATLTRALSAFERSLISGTSAYDRYLYGKDVDALSPAAKRGLQLFLSERLECDHCHSGFNFQDATVHESTAEPVLPYHNTGLYNEDGQGAYPAGDTGLFEITFRPEDMGRFKAPSLRNVAVTGPYMHDGSVETLSDVLDHYAAGGRARAANGGQPSPLQSAFVRGFDLTPEEKADVIAFLESLTDTAFLTDPRFADPATVP; from the coding sequence GTGGCACGACGACAAGGACAGGCGTGGAAGGCGCTGGCGACGGTGGCGTTGCTGGCCACGGGCTGCGCGGATCCCTCGGGGCCGACCGAGGAGCCCGCGCCCTACGACTGGAAGCTGCCGGCGGGCTTCCCCAAGCCGCGCGTGCCGGAGGACAACCCCATGTCGGAGGCGAAGGTCCAGCTGGGCCGGCGCCTCTTCTACGACAAGCGCCTGTCGATGAACGGCACGCAGTCCTGCGGCTCGTGCCACGAGCAGGCCCGGGCCTTCACGGACGGGCGCGTGCACGCGGTGGGCAGCACGGGACAGGCGCACCGCCGCAACGGGCAGGGGCTGGCGAACGTGGCGTACGCGACCAGCCTCACCTGGGCCAACTCCGCGCTCACCACGCTGGAGGCCCAGGCGCTGGTGCCGCTGTTCGGGAGGGATCCGGTGGAGCTGGGCTTCGCGGATCAACAGGAGGTGCTGCTGGAGCGGCTGCGCGCGGATCCGGACCTGACGGCCCGCTTCGCGGAGGCCTTCCCGAACGAGTCCACGCCGGTGTCGCTGGCCACGCTGACGCGGGCGCTGTCCGCGTTCGAGCGGTCGCTCATCTCCGGCACGTCGGCGTATGACCGCTATCTGTACGGCAAGGACGTGGACGCGCTGAGCCCCGCGGCGAAGCGGGGCCTGCAGCTGTTCCTGTCCGAGCGACTGGAGTGCGACCACTGCCACTCCGGCTTCAACTTCCAGGACGCGACCGTGCACGAGTCGACGGCGGAGCCGGTGCTGCCGTACCACAACACGGGGCTCTACAACGAGGACGGCCAGGGCGCGTATCCCGCCGGGGACACGGGCCTCTTCGAAATCACGTTCCGTCCGGAGGACATGGGGCGCTTCAAGGCGCCGTCCCTGCGCAACGTGGCCGTCACCGGGCCGTACATGCACGACGGCAGCGTGGAGACGCTCTCCGACGTGTTGGATCACTACGCCGCGGGAGGCCGGGCACGGGCGGCGAACGGCGGACAGCCGAGCCCCCTGCAGAGCGCCTTCGTGCGCGGCTTCGACCTGACGCCCGAGGAGAAGGCGGACGTCATCGCGTTCCTGGAGTCGCTCACGGACACGGCGTTCCTGACCGACCCGCGCTTCGCGGACCCCGCCACCGTGCCGTGA